Within the Flavobacterium sp. N502536 genome, the region GGTAGATACGCTAAAAAATGGAGTTGACATTTTAGTTGCCACTCCGGGCCGATTGCTTGACTTACACAAACAGGGATTTCTGGATCTGGATCATTTACACACTTTGGTGTTAGACGAAGCCGATCAGATGCTGGATATGGGTTTTATCAATGACGTGAAAAAAATTGTAAAACTTACTCCTAAAAACAGACAGACTTTACTGTTCTCGGCTACTATGCCAATTGCGATTCGCGAACTGGCCGAAATGTTTTTAAAGGATCCTGCAAAAGTAGAAGTTTCACCGGTTTCATCAACAGCAGAAACTGTGGAGCAACGCATTTATTTTGTAGAAAAAACAGAGAAAAGAAACTTACTGTATCATTTGATTAAAAATGAAAATCTATCCAATGTTCTGGTTTTTTCAAGAACCAAACATGGTGCTGACAATGTAGTTAAAGCGCTTCGCAAAAAAGACATTCCTGCTGAAGCGATTCACGGAGATAAGTCTCAAAATGCAAGACAACGTGTTTTGGATGCTTTTAAAAACAAAGAAGTTGGCGTTCTTGTTGCGACAGATATTGCCGCAAGAGGAATCGATATTGACCAGTTGCCATTTGTAATCAATTTTGATTTACCGAACATTCCGGAAACTTATGTACACCGTATCGGGCGTACCGGACGTGCAGGAAACGGAGGTATAGCCATTTCGTTTTGTGGTAAAGACGAGCAGCCTTACTGGAAAGACATTCAAAAACTAATAAAGGTAGATGTAAAAACCATTACAGATCATCCTTACCCATGGCACTCCGGAAGTCCGGAAGCAACGGAAGAGAAACCAAAAAACTCGAACCGAAGCGGTGGTGCTCACAAATCAAGAAAATCAAATGCTTCTAAGCAAAACAAAAAACGCTGGTATTAACCGTGTGGATACAAGCATAAATAATAACACGAATTACACAAATTGTCACTAATTTGTTTGTGGAATTTGTGTTCAGACGGCAGACTACAATTATCCCTTTTGGTATCAATATTTTACTATATTGGGGATAATTCATTTTAACACATAGCAACATAGGTGCTGCACCTGCAAAAAGGCGTTTCACTTCATTTAAATACACATATCCGACTATGTGAAAGAAATATATTTCTTTTTGTATCCTCTTTTAGCAATACAAATCTATGTTTCTATGTGTTAAAAATTTTAGCGTTCAAATCATCGAAACATAGATTACAGCTATAAAAGCAGACTATCATTGCTAACGTGTGGATACCAGTATAAAAAGTAGCACCAATTGGCCCTAATTAGTTTGTGAAATTAATTTCACAAACAAGGTTATCCTATTAAGATTTGTGCAAATTAGTGGAATTTGTGTTCAGACGGTAGAGTATTAACCAGCGTTTTTTGCTTCCAATATTAAGTAATTCATAATTTTAAAAAGCCTGACAGGTTCAAACGGCTTAATAATAATATCGTTTATTCCCGACGAAATAGCCTCATCTGTAATTTCATCCTTATCAAAGGCTGTCAGTGCTACTATAGGCG harbors:
- a CDS encoding DEAD/DEAH box helicase, whose amino-acid sequence is MLFEDLSLSKSIQKAVFEEGYLNPTPIQEQSIPIVLSGRDLIGCAQTGTGKTAAFAIPIIHQLHRIVGSSKKAKQIRALIVTPTRELAVQIGQSFDTYAKYTNLTQLTIFGGVSQNPQVDTLKNGVDILVATPGRLLDLHKQGFLDLDHLHTLVLDEADQMLDMGFINDVKKIVKLTPKNRQTLLFSATMPIAIRELAEMFLKDPAKVEVSPVSSTAETVEQRIYFVEKTEKRNLLYHLIKNENLSNVLVFSRTKHGADNVVKALRKKDIPAEAIHGDKSQNARQRVLDAFKNKEVGVLVATDIAARGIDIDQLPFVINFDLPNIPETYVHRIGRTGRAGNGGIAISFCGKDEQPYWKDIQKLIKVDVKTITDHPYPWHSGSPEATEEKPKNSNRSGGAHKSRKSNASKQNKKRWY